From a region of the Podospora pseudopauciseta strain CBS 411.78 chromosome 7 map unlocalized CBS411.78m_7, whole genome shotgun sequence genome:
- the FAD1 gene encoding 3'-phosphoadenosine 5'-phosphosulfate sulfotransferase (COG:E; COG:H; EggNog:ENOG503NYKZ) has protein sequence MWNSSLELDQSEWVDMFLLVAPDFAAMPRQPLLVHRQPNERSVTARVITVRAADGERAVGPTSVCRPALTPVHQPTLDCHDVWAGGGRPSKLGLASDRGWQGPTFTLPAMSCSFASNNTTAMIHDNAVASQAIPRTNGVAKQGEPAPVAQPPQRALPDICYELRGKIDAFLTEDITNDNVLRNVQSQIRVSIGVIEEALRQYGLDHLSLSYNGGKDCLVLLILILACLPTCTSPPTSSGSVVAAPSEIPTPPSQPPTSEPVESAHSFHTNKSLQSIYIVSRHPFTEVEEFVERTAQEYNLDLKRYALPMRPALEAYLLDRPAIRAIFLGTRRTDPHGEFLSHFNPTDAGWPQFMRIHPVIDWHYVEIWAFIRHLDIPFCDLYNRGFTSLGGVTDTRPNPALAVDEGASKFRPAYELRDDDEERLGRDS, from the exons ATGTGGAACTCTTCGCTGGAGCTTGACCAGTCCGAGTGGGTGGATATGTTTTTGTTAGTGGCCCCTGACTTTGCTGCGATGCCGCGGCAGCCTCTGTTAGTGCATCGGCAGCCAAATGAGCGATCCGTAACAGCGCGTGTAATTACGGTTAGGGCGGCTGACGGAGAACGGGCGGTCGGGCCAACTTCGGTCTGTCGCCCCGCGCTTACCCCTGTCCACCAACCTACTCTAGATTGCCATGATGTCTGGGCTGGGGGTGGGCGGCCATCGAAGTTGGGTCTGGCATCTGACAGAGGTTGGCAGGGGCCAACTTTCACTTTACCAGCCATGTCTTGCTCATtcgccagcaacaacaccaccgccatgaTACACGACAACGCCGTCGCTTCCCAGGCCATCCCGAGAACCAACGGAGTTGCGAAGCAAGGTGAACCCGCGCCCGTCGCGCAACCGCCGCAGCGCGCCCTGCCAGATATCTGCTACGAGCTGCGGGGCAAGATCGATGCCTTCCTTACCGAGGacatcaccaacgacaaTGTCTTGCGCAATGTGCAGAGCCAGATTCGGGTGTCCATTGGCGTGATCGAGGAGGCGCTGCGCCAATATGG GCTCgatcacctctctctctcgtacAACGGCGGCAAGGACTGCCTGGTGCTTCTGATTTTAATCTTGGCTTGCTTGCCAACTTGCACCAGCCCGCCGACTTCCTCTGGGAGTGTTGTCGCAGCCCCGTCCGAGATTCCGACTCCGCCATCACAACCGCCGACGTCGGAACCCGTTGAATCGGCTCACAGCTTCCACACAAACAAGTCCCTCCAGTCAATATACATTGTTTCTCGTCATCCGTTTACCGAGGTCGAGGAGTTTGTGGAGAGAACGGCGCAGGAGTACAATCTCGACCTGAAACGGTATGCGCTACCAATGCGGCCCGCGCTCGAAGCATATCTACTGGACCGTCCCGCGATCAGAGCCATATTTCTCGGGACAAGACGGACCGACCCCCATGGGGAGTTTCTCTCGCACTTCAACCCCACTGATGCGGGCTGGCCGCAGTTTATGCGCATTCATCCTGTGATCGACTGGCATTATGTTGAAATCTGGGCA TTTATCCGCCATCTTGATATCCCATTTTGCGATCTTTACAACCGTGGCTTCACGTCCCTTGGCGGCGTCACTGATACCCGTCCGAATCCCGCCTTGGCTGTAGACGAAGGCGCATCTAAATT